In a genomic window of Sulfuriferula nivalis:
- a CDS encoding efflux RND transporter periplasmic adaptor subunit produces MMKKTALIIALIAVGLVGAYYEFGGGAAKPVAKPVTVSTTPADELRYPAGAPQLAAIHSETLPQLPVPLADPLNAKVTYDEDVTTRINSPISGRVLNIKAQLGDEVKAGQTLFVMDSPDLGNAIADVEKANADARLKQLNLSRAKTLYQGEAIARKDLESAQSDYAAATAESRRAILRLKNLAPQGINNAAEGYALRSPISGVVAQRQLNPGEEVRPDLPDPLFIITNPAKVWVTIDLPESLLAKAEVGHPVSISVDAYPDQHFAGRIEKIAPALDPVTRRITVRCSVDNSKNLLKPEMYAKVTLLAEADENAFRIPNGAIVSNGLYSYVFVEIAPGVLKKRRIPLVVQYRDYSYAAEGLTAQDKVVTSGALLLNSELDTAK; encoded by the coding sequence CCACGCCTGCTGATGAATTGCGCTACCCGGCGGGTGCGCCGCAATTGGCTGCTATTCATAGTGAAACTTTGCCACAATTACCTGTGCCGCTTGCGGATCCATTGAATGCAAAAGTGACCTATGACGAGGATGTCACTACACGGATTAACTCGCCTATCAGTGGGCGGGTATTAAATATTAAAGCGCAGTTGGGTGATGAGGTAAAAGCGGGTCAAACTTTATTTGTCATGGACTCCCCCGATTTGGGGAATGCTATTGCTGATGTGGAAAAAGCTAATGCGGATGCGCGACTTAAACAATTGAACTTGAGTCGCGCCAAAACCTTGTATCAAGGCGAAGCAATTGCACGCAAGGATTTGGAGTCTGCGCAATCTGACTATGCTGCCGCTACTGCTGAGTCACGTCGCGCAATATTACGCCTGAAAAATCTGGCGCCACAGGGAATAAACAATGCCGCTGAAGGTTATGCTTTGCGTAGTCCTATCAGTGGCGTAGTGGCGCAACGTCAACTTAATCCAGGCGAAGAAGTCCGTCCAGATTTGCCTGACCCTTTGTTTATCATTACCAACCCAGCCAAGGTATGGGTGACGATAGATTTGCCTGAATCTTTGCTGGCTAAAGCCGAAGTGGGGCACCCTGTCAGCATTAGCGTGGATGCTTACCCTGATCAGCATTTCGCCGGACGTATCGAGAAAATCGCGCCTGCGCTGGATCCCGTCACTCGTCGTATCACCGTACGTTGTTCGGTGGATAACAGCAAAAATCTGCTTAAACCCGAGATGTACGCCAAAGTGACTTTGCTGGCCGAAGCTGACGAAAACGCATTCCGCATTCCGAATGGGGCAATAGTCAGCAATGGCTTATACAGCTATGTGTTTGTAGAAATCGCACCGGGAGTGTTGAAAAAACGTCGCATACCACTGGTAGTGCAATATCGTGATTACAGCTATGCCGCTGAGGGTCTGACTGCTCAAGATAAAGTCGTCACTTCAGGCGCATTGTTGCTTAATTCCGAACTCGATACGGCTAAATAA